One region of Bacteroidota bacterium genomic DNA includes:
- the rpmB gene encoding 50S ribosomal protein L28, with protein MSKVCAVTGKRPLSGNNVSHANNKSKRRQLPNLQVKRIWDEEGKRWVKMRVSARGLKTLDKAGIKTA; from the coding sequence ATGTCAAAAGTATGCGCAGTAACAGGCAAAAGGCCGTTATCAGGGAACAATGTTTCTCACGCTAACAACAAATCAAAAAGAAGACAACTTCCGAATCTACAGGTTAAAAGAATCTGGGACGAAGAAGGAAAAAGATGGGTTAAGATGAGAGTTTCTGCAAGAGGTTTAAAAACTCTTGATAAAGCCGGCATCAAAACCGCTTAA
- the plsX gene encoding phosphate acyltransferase PlsX: MDTSRESNTSSNKKVSVVVDAMGGDFAPVNEIAGAIMACKDRGDELRIILTGKKDVLEKELAKQGGSSNIEIVHADEVVTMDDSPTDVYKSKPNSSINVGLALLKDKKADAFVSGGNTGAVMAASTLKLGRIKGVGRPTIGSIFPSNNSKTMVFDVGASVDCKPIHLKEFAIMGKIFMERIYNVKNPTVGLLSVGEEKTKGNELTFEAAELLEKADVNFVGNVEGRDVLNGKVDIIVCDGFVGNIILKFAEGVLDLLKAKFRSYADKSLMNKLKMGMIQGTMRTILKDFDYQEYGGVPLLGVDGVSIIGHGKSSPLAIRNMIYRAEEVVRKDVCGKIREEINK; encoded by the coding sequence ATGGATACGTCAAGAGAGTCAAATACAAGTTCAAACAAAAAAGTTAGTGTAGTTGTAGATGCTATGGGAGGGGACTTTGCTCCCGTTAATGAAATTGCCGGCGCAATTATGGCCTGCAAAGACAGAGGTGATGAGCTTAGAATAATTCTTACAGGAAAAAAAGATGTTCTTGAAAAAGAATTGGCTAAGCAGGGCGGAAGTTCCAACATTGAAATTGTTCATGCAGATGAAGTTGTAACAATGGATGACTCTCCGACTGATGTTTATAAGTCAAAGCCCAATTCGTCAATAAACGTAGGGCTCGCTCTTTTAAAAGATAAGAAAGCAGATGCATTTGTAAGCGGCGGTAATACCGGCGCTGTGATGGCAGCAAGCACACTTAAGCTCGGAAGAATAAAAGGTGTAGGAAGACCTACTATCGGTTCAATTTTTCCTTCTAATAATTCCAAGACAATGGTGTTCGATGTAGGCGCTTCAGTTGACTGCAAGCCGATACATCTTAAAGAGTTCGCTATTATGGGAAAGATTTTTATGGAGAGGATTTATAATGTTAAAAATCCTACAGTAGGACTTTTAAGTGTCGGTGAAGAAAAAACAAAAGGCAACGAGTTAACATTTGAAGCTGCAGAGCTGCTTGAAAAAGCTGATGTGAATTTTGTAGGAAATGTTGAAGGAAGAGATGTACTCAACGGTAAAGTTGATATAATTGTTTGTGACGGATTTGTAGGAAATATAATTCTGAAATTTGCTGAGGGAGTTTTAGATCTGCTTAAAGCAAAGTTCAGAAGTTATGCAGATAAGAGTCTGATGAATAAGTTAAAGATGGGAATGATTCAGGGAACTATGCGAACTATCTTAAAAGATTTTGATTATCAGGAGTACGGCGGAGTTCCGTTGCTTGGTGTTGACGGAGTTTCGATTATCGGACATGGAAAATCCTCACCGCTTGCAATCAGGAATATGATTTACAGAGCAGAGGAAGTGGTTAGAAAAGATGTCTGCGGAAAGATAAGAGAAGAGATTAATAAATAA
- a CDS encoding bifunctional 3,4-dihydroxy-2-butanone-4-phosphate synthase/GTP cyclohydrolase II produces the protein MKLVKNTNKNKVSTIEAALKDYAEGKIIIVTDDEDRENEGDMIFSAEKSTPDHVNFLAKYGRGLVCVPMEEDRLDELNLKMMTNNNTSLHATPFTISVDYRIGTTTGISTSDRDKTIKALIDPETNPDDLGRPGHIFPLKATKGGVLRRAGHTEAVVDMSKLAGHYPAGVLCEVMKDNGEMARMNDLFEIAAKHDLKIITIRDLIKYRLKREVLVERMVDSHLPSRFGDFQIILYRSVVDNKEHVAMVKGKIDSSKPVLVRVHSECLTGDIFGSLRCDCRDQLTQSLKIIERNGNGVLLYMRQEGRGIGLLNKLKAYNLQEQGRDTVEANEELGFKPDLRDYGIGAQILRDLGVRKINLLTNNPKKVVGLNAYGLDIVERTPIEIKANKTNENYLKTKRDKMGHLILVDTKEKRVRKKVR, from the coding sequence ATGAAGCTGGTAAAAAATACAAATAAAAATAAGGTCAGTACTATTGAAGCAGCATTAAAAGATTATGCTGAAGGCAAAATAATTATAGTAACTGATGACGAAGACAGAGAGAATGAAGGCGATATGATTTTCTCAGCAGAGAAATCTACTCCTGACCATGTTAATTTCCTTGCAAAATACGGCAGAGGACTGGTATGTGTTCCTATGGAAGAAGACAGACTTGATGAATTGAATTTGAAAATGATGACAAACAATAACACTTCGCTTCATGCTACGCCTTTTACAATAAGCGTTGATTACAGAATAGGAACTACAACAGGAATTTCTACATCGGACAGAGATAAAACTATTAAGGCTTTAATTGACCCTGAAACAAATCCTGATGACTTGGGAAGACCGGGACATATTTTTCCTCTTAAAGCAACTAAAGGCGGTGTGCTTCGCAGAGCGGGACATACTGAAGCAGTTGTTGATATGAGCAAGCTTGCGGGACATTATCCTGCCGGAGTTCTTTGTGAAGTGATGAAAGATAACGGCGAGATGGCACGCATGAACGATTTGTTCGAAATTGCCGCAAAACATGATTTAAAAATTATTACAATTCGTGACCTTATAAAATACAGATTGAAAAGAGAAGTTTTAGTTGAGCGTATGGTAGATTCACATTTACCGTCGAGGTTTGGGGATTTTCAGATTATTCTTTACAGAAGCGTAGTTGATAATAAAGAACACGTTGCTATGGTCAAAGGAAAAATTGACAGCAGTAAACCTGTTCTTGTTAGAGTACATTCAGAGTGTTTAACGGGAGATATTTTCGGTTCACTCAGATGCGATTGCAGAGACCAGCTTACTCAGTCATTAAAAATTATTGAACGAAACGGCAACGGAGTTTTATTATATATGAGACAGGAAGGCAGAGGAATCGGTCTTCTCAATAAATTGAAAGCATACAATTTACAGGAGCAGGGAAGAGATACAGTTGAAGCAAACGAAGAGCTAGGCTTTAAGCCGGACTTAAGAGATTACGGAATCGGCGCGCAGATACTAAGAGATTTAGGAGTAAGAAAAATAAATCTTCTTACTAATAATCCTAAAAAAGTTGTCGGGTTAAATGCTTACGGTCTGGATATAGTAGAAAGAACTCCGATTGAAATAAAAGCTAATAAGACAAACGAGAATTATCTTAAGACAAAAAGAGACAAGATGGGGCATTTGATATTAGTTGATACAAAAGAAAAAAGAGTAAGAAAGAAAGTAAGATAA
- the gcvH gene encoding glycine cleavage system protein GcvH — translation MNIPKNLKYTSDHEWVNVDGAVATMGITDFAQGELGDIIYLDVTAAVGDVVNAGDVLGTIEAVKTVSEIFSPISGTITDINTGINDVPSIINQDPYERGWMIKIEPSNADELANLMDSTSYSETIGQ, via the coding sequence ATGAATATCCCCAAAAATTTAAAATATACAAGCGATCACGAATGGGTTAACGTTGATGGCGCAGTTGCAACAATGGGTATCACAGATTTTGCTCAGGGCGAGCTTGGTGATATAATTTATCTTGATGTTACAGCAGCAGTCGGCGATGTGGTTAACGCCGGGGATGTATTGGGTACTATAGAAGCTGTGAAAACAGTTTCAGAAATTTTCAGCCCGATATCAGGTACAATTACGGATATAAACACAGGCATTAATGATGTCCCTTCAATAATTAATCAGGACCCTTATGAAAGAGGCTGGATGATTAAAATTGAACCATCAAATGCAGACGAGCTTGCCAACTTAATGGACAGCACATCTTATTCAGAAACAATCGGACAATAA
- the greA gene encoding transcription elongation factor GreA → MKSEIIYLTRSRLVELENELRELKTNARKRMAEKIAEARSHGDLSENAEYDAAKEEQGHLEMKISKLEEMLSRAKIVVPEELAEGEVTILSSVKVKDKSINEVITYVLVSPEEADFELDKISVTSPVGRSLMGKKVGDKFEVEVPVGKVKYEILEIQKPV, encoded by the coding sequence ATGAAATCTGAAATTATTTATCTGACAAGAAGCAGATTAGTGGAACTCGAAAACGAACTTAGAGAGTTAAAGACTAATGCAAGGAAAAGAATGGCTGAAAAGATTGCCGAGGCACGTTCACATGGAGATTTAAGCGAGAACGCTGAATACGATGCAGCAAAAGAAGAGCAAGGCCATCTTGAAATGAAGATTTCCAAGCTTGAAGAAATGCTTTCAAGAGCAAAGATTGTGGTTCCGGAAGAACTTGCTGAAGGCGAAGTTACAATTCTTTCAAGCGTGAAAGTCAAAGATAAATCTATCAACGAAGTGATAACTTATGTGTTGGTGTCACCTGAAGAAGCAGATTTCGAGCTGGATAAAATTTCAGTTACATCTCCGGTCGGAAGGTCTTTAATGGGAAAGAAAGTCGGTGATAAATTTGAAGTAGAAGTTCCTGTTGGAAAAGTTAAATACGAAATCTTAGAAATTCAAAAACCTGTTTAA
- a CDS encoding DUF177 domain-containing protein, translating into MKINVVNLKDGEHNFDFLEKLENFKYEGITLPSAIEVKAVLYKSAGQITIKADIKGKYILTCDRCVEDYETEFEIPFFMIYKFEHDEELLKENEDDTIKFVSPKTVFISLDEDVAEYIILAVPMKHAPEEINDVCTRCGRDINELFKREEPEEEKENPVWEKLKSLKNK; encoded by the coding sequence ATGAAGATTAATGTAGTAAACCTAAAAGACGGTGAACACAATTTTGACTTCCTCGAGAAGTTAGAAAATTTTAAATACGAAGGAATAACTCTTCCTTCAGCAATAGAAGTTAAAGCAGTTCTTTACAAATCCGCGGGACAGATAACCATAAAAGCTGATATCAAAGGTAAATATATTTTAACCTGCGACAGATGCGTTGAAGATTATGAGACGGAGTTTGAAATCCCGTTCTTCATGATTTACAAATTTGAACACGATGAAGAGCTTTTAAAAGAAAACGAAGATGATACAATAAAGTTTGTATCGCCTAAAACAGTTTTTATAAGTCTGGATGAAGATGTTGCAGAGTACATAATTCTTGCAGTGCCCATGAAACACGCTCCCGAAGAGATAAATGATGTCTGCACAAGGTGCGGAAGAGATATAAACGAGCTTTTCAAAAGAGAAGAGCCTGAAGAAGAAAAAGAAAATCCCGTATGGGAGAAACTCAAAAGTTTAAAAAATAAATAA
- a CDS encoding MCE family protein, whose protein sequence is MAQSNYAGVKVGIFVSVALVLTIATLFWAKGSWFGEPERKMSVFFHKIDVLNEGDPMNVNGVKKGVVSKIELVGDSVRIDFTVAKSVKIRQDYRIEVSILALMGGNQLALTPGKSPNEINYDVPLKGTEGGSIGSMISQFQTITDTVQGLLGKFGSSVEKVNVIMNDLHEVTGDQGMKSNLRMTMSNVEMATRNLNALISENRGSLRGLTTKVDNTIGNVDSVISKNSGELNGTIKNIRAITEKVDSLVANLGLLVSDTQQQKNAVGKFMYDDKFYQNINATVKELEALMKKIRKDGVKINLF, encoded by the coding sequence ATGGCGCAAAGCAACTATGCCGGAGTAAAAGTCGGTATATTCGTATCGGTAGCATTAGTATTAACTATAGCAACATTATTCTGGGCCAAAGGCTCATGGTTCGGCGAACCCGAAAGAAAAATGTCTGTATTCTTTCATAAGATTGATGTGTTGAATGAAGGTGACCCTATGAACGTGAACGGTGTGAAGAAAGGTGTTGTATCAAAAATTGAACTCGTTGGTGATTCTGTGAGAATAGATTTCACGGTTGCTAAGTCTGTTAAGATAAGACAAGATTACAGAATAGAAGTTTCGATTCTTGCGCTTATGGGCGGTAATCAGTTAGCGCTTACTCCGGGAAAATCTCCAAATGAAATTAATTATGATGTACCTTTAAAGGGAACTGAAGGCGGAAGCATTGGTTCAATGATAAGCCAATTCCAGACTATAACAGATACTGTTCAGGGCTTGCTTGGAAAATTCGGAAGTTCCGTTGAGAAGGTAAATGTTATTATGAATGACTTGCATGAGGTAACAGGTGACCAGGGAATGAAGAGTAATTTAAGAATGACTATGAGCAACGTTGAGATGGCAACAAGAAATCTTAATGCTCTCATCAGTGAGAACAGAGGTTCGTTAAGAGGACTTACAACTAAAGTTGATAACACTATCGGAAATGTTGACAGTGTTATTTCAAAAAACAGCGGAGAGCTTAACGGAACAATTAAGAACATAAGAGCTATTACTGAGAAGGTTGACAGCTTAGTTGCAAATCTTGGATTGCTGGTATCTGATACTCAGCAGCAGAAGAATGCTGTAGGGAAGTTTATGTATGATGATAAATTTTATCAGAACATAAACGCTACGGTGAAGGAACTTGAAGCATTAATGAAGAAGATAAGAAAAGACGGTGTAAAGATTAATTTATTCTAA
- the alaS gene encoding alanine--tRNA ligase, producing MKSKEIRDSFLKFFEDRGHKIVPSSSVVPYDDPTLLFTNAGMNQFKDVFLGVGTRDYKRAADTQKCIRAGGKHNDLEEVGFDGYHHTFFEMLGNWSFGDYYKKEALTWSWELLTKTWGIPKDRLWATVYRDDDESYEIWKNETDIDPSHILRFDEKDNFWEMGDTGPCGPCSEIHIDLTEDGCTANDVNSDNENVIEIWNNVFIQYNRDENGVLTPLPNKHVDTGMGFERVCRALQKKKSNYETDVFTPILNKISELTGKKYEGDNISPMNILADHIRTLVFAISDGAIPSNEGRGYVLRRILRRASRFARKLDFHRPILWQLVDTVAENFGYIFPEVAQKKEDSKKIIKAEEDSFNITLDRGIELFNNILRGNIHKQVEDVVNRELGGYKIFSGEDAFKLYDTYGFPVDLTQVMAKENGYEVDMDAFNLAMKRQKDMSRKAQKDLTMQFQFSDGDEHKINIDYKYVPWEYDGSEVATNVLGTVLVEEAQKMRIYLWKNPFFAESGGQISDTGKLITEDKDTLNVIQSLQNSVIIDRPYEFKKGFDVKVKVDYDRRQSIERNHSATHLMHEALKRTLGDTVKQMGSLVSDEYLRFDFPHFKKVEAEEIKKIEDMVNEKIAQNIIVKTEIKTIEEANKIPNVKKLFTEKYGDEVRVVTIDPDFSVEFCGGTHVKSTGEIGLFKIIKEESISSGVRRIFAITGKSIIDYLNEKNKELYSILDFLPENYSQIYYAIVGNLQIQIIDSDFKDINLMKKLVEEHSSILLKLNELKEKYLEEKKELDKQMLKQNLEKAFVLLDELINKAPELNGSKVLVSKIIVHSSEEFKLIGEEVRKKLRNGIALLASILDDKINLVCTVSDNLISDKKLSAGNIIRDAAKQLGGGGGGRPQLATAGGKDIKRLDEVLSSTSEEIKKLLS from the coding sequence TTGAAATCTAAAGAAATCAGAGATTCGTTTTTAAAGTTTTTTGAAGATAGAGGCCATAAAATTGTCCCATCTTCTTCTGTCGTGCCTTATGACGACCCTACATTGCTGTTCACAAATGCAGGTATGAACCAGTTCAAGGATGTTTTCCTTGGAGTAGGAACCCGCGACTATAAGCGCGCTGCCGATACACAAAAATGTATCCGTGCAGGCGGTAAGCATAATGACCTGGAAGAAGTCGGATTTGACGGTTATCATCATACATTTTTTGAAATGCTCGGCAACTGGTCGTTCGGCGACTATTATAAAAAAGAAGCTTTAACATGGTCATGGGAGCTTCTCACAAAAACATGGGGAATTCCGAAAGACAGGCTCTGGGCAACTGTTTATAGAGACGATGACGAATCATATGAAATCTGGAAAAATGAAACTGACATAGACCCTTCGCATATATTACGCTTCGATGAAAAAGATAATTTCTGGGAAATGGGCGACACGGGTCCATGCGGTCCGTGCTCTGAAATCCACATTGACCTGACTGAAGACGGCTGCACTGCCAACGATGTAAATTCGGATAATGAAAACGTAATAGAAATCTGGAACAATGTATTCATCCAATATAACAGAGATGAAAACGGTGTTCTCACTCCCCTTCCGAATAAACATGTTGATACAGGTATGGGATTTGAACGTGTATGCCGCGCTCTGCAAAAGAAAAAATCAAATTACGAGACTGATGTTTTCACTCCAATATTAAATAAAATATCTGAACTTACAGGAAAAAAATACGAGGGAGATAATATTTCTCCTATGAATATTTTAGCTGACCATATACGCACACTTGTATTTGCAATAAGCGACGGAGCAATTCCTTCAAATGAAGGTAGAGGATATGTACTAAGAAGAATTTTACGCAGAGCATCACGCTTTGCCCGAAAGCTTGATTTTCACAGACCAATTTTATGGCAGCTTGTTGATACTGTTGCAGAAAACTTCGGATATATATTTCCAGAAGTTGCACAAAAGAAAGAGGACTCAAAAAAAATAATAAAAGCAGAAGAAGATAGCTTTAATATTACTCTTGATAGAGGTATTGAGTTATTCAACAATATATTAAGGGGAAATATTCACAAACAAGTTGAAGATGTTGTGAATAGAGAATTAGGAGGATACAAAATATTTTCAGGAGAAGATGCATTTAAACTTTATGATACTTATGGTTTTCCAGTTGATTTAACTCAAGTCATGGCTAAAGAAAATGGTTATGAAGTTGACATGGATGCCTTCAACCTTGCTATGAAAAGGCAAAAAGATATGTCAAGGAAAGCACAGAAAGACTTAACTATGCAATTTCAATTTTCAGATGGAGACGAACATAAAATTAATATAGATTATAAATATGTTCCATGGGAATATGACGGTAGTGAAGTTGCAACAAATGTACTTGGAACTGTACTCGTGGAAGAAGCTCAAAAGATGAGAATATATTTATGGAAAAATCCATTTTTTGCGGAGTCCGGTGGCCAAATTTCGGATACAGGAAAACTTATTACTGAAGATAAAGATACTCTTAACGTAATACAGTCATTACAAAATAGTGTGATAATTGATAGACCTTATGAATTTAAAAAAGGGTTTGATGTGAAAGTAAAAGTAGATTATGATAGACGACAATCAATAGAACGTAATCACTCTGCAACTCACTTAATGCATGAAGCATTAAAAAGAACTTTAGGAGATACAGTTAAACAAATGGGATCACTAGTTAGTGATGAATATTTAAGATTCGATTTCCCCCATTTTAAGAAAGTCGAAGCCGAGGAGATAAAGAAAATAGAGGATATGGTTAATGAAAAAATCGCCCAAAATATTATTGTCAAAACGGAAATAAAGACCATTGAAGAAGCCAATAAAATACCAAATGTAAAAAAATTATTTACTGAAAAATATGGGGATGAAGTAAGAGTAGTTACAATTGATCCCGATTTCAGTGTTGAGTTCTGCGGTGGTACACACGTAAAGTCTACAGGTGAAATAGGCCTTTTCAAAATTATAAAAGAAGAAAGTATTTCATCGGGGGTCAGAAGAATTTTTGCAATAACAGGAAAAAGTATAATTGATTATCTGAATGAAAAGAATAAAGAACTTTATTCCATTTTAGATTTTTTACCTGAAAATTACTCACAAATTTATTATGCAATTGTTGGTAACTTACAGATACAAATTATTGATTCTGATTTCAAAGATATAAATTTAATGAAAAAGCTCGTTGAAGAGCATAGTTCAATTTTACTAAAATTAAATGAATTAAAAGAAAAATATCTCGAAGAGAAAAAAGAGCTTGATAAGCAGATGTTGAAGCAAAATCTTGAAAAAGCATTTGTGTTACTGGATGAATTAATTAATAAAGCTCCTGAATTAAACGGAAGCAAAGTTTTAGTATCAAAAATAATCGTACACAGCAGTGAAGAATTTAAACTCATTGGTGAAGAAGTCAGAAAAAAATTAAGGAACGGAATTGCTCTGCTTGCTTCAATATTAGATGATAAAATAAATTTAGTATGTACAGTCAGTGATAATTTAATAAGTGATAAAAAACTCAGTGCCGGAAACATTATCCGTGATGCTGCAAAACAGCTTGGCGGTGGCGGTGGCGGAAGACCTCAGCTTGCAACTGCCGGCGGAAAAGATATTAAAAGATTGGATGAAGTTTTAAGTTCTACCTCTGAAGAAATTAAAAAACTACTATCTTAA
- a CDS encoding glycosyltransferase, producing the protein MVKASVIIPALNEEKLISNVLGQFTDEDIKKYNLELIVSDGGSTDKTLEKVKNYACSVIEHKEKVKQNISQGRNNGASISRGDVLIFFNADTRISDKKKFFERIFEVLKDDKIAAIACPIYVFPEEEKLFDKAFHTFYNNYVIMLNKFFMGMGRGECHIVKREFYEKVAGYDEKLFAGEDFDLYKRLRKHGKIHFMRDIPIFESPRRYRKFGYTRVVYDWLKNSIWVTLFHKSSSSEWEAVR; encoded by the coding sequence ATGGTAAAGGCAAGCGTAATTATCCCTGCCCTTAATGAGGAAAAACTGATATCGAATGTATTAGGACAGTTTACCGATGAGGACATAAAGAAGTACAACTTAGAACTTATAGTCAGCGACGGGGGCAGCACAGATAAGACACTTGAAAAAGTGAAGAACTACGCCTGCAGTGTAATCGAACATAAAGAGAAAGTTAAACAGAACATCTCTCAGGGAAGAAATAATGGTGCATCCATTTCCCGGGGAGATGTTCTTATTTTTTTTAATGCCGATACAAGAATATCTGATAAAAAAAAGTTCTTTGAAAGAATATTTGAAGTTCTGAAGGATGATAAAATCGCAGCTATTGCCTGTCCGATATACGTCTTTCCGGAAGAAGAAAAATTATTCGATAAAGCTTTCCATACATTCTATAATAATTATGTTATAATGCTTAACAAATTTTTTATGGGAATGGGAAGAGGCGAGTGCCATATCGTTAAACGTGAGTTTTACGAGAAGGTCGCCGGTTACGATGAAAAGCTTTTTGCAGGAGAGGATTTTGATTTATACAAACGCCTGCGCAAGCACGGCAAGATTCATTTTATGAGGGATATTCCGATATTTGAATCTCCAAGGCGTTACAGAAAGTTTGGATATACAAGAGTTGTTTATGACTGGCTGAAGAATTCAATCTGGGTAACTCTTTTTCATAAGAGTTCAAGCAGTGAATGGGAAGCAGTACGTTGA
- the yajC gene encoding preprotein translocase subunit YajC — protein MNHLVLLQAAPGGDMGSIVSSLLPFVLIIVIFYFLILRPQQKKQKERMALLQSLKKGDKVITSSGIHGTVEGLEEATVLVKVAENMKLKMDRSAIATIVGVTDVVPAKK, from the coding sequence ATGAATCATTTAGTATTATTACAGGCAGCTCCCGGCGGCGATATGGGTTCTATAGTATCATCATTACTCCCGTTCGTTTTAATTATAGTTATATTTTATTTCTTAATATTAAGACCTCAGCAAAAGAAACAGAAAGAAAGAATGGCTTTATTGCAGTCACTTAAAAAAGGTGATAAAGTTATTACAAGCTCTGGAATTCACGGAACAGTTGAAGGACTTGAAGAAGCAACAGTATTAGTAAAGGTTGCAGAAAATATGAAATTGAAAATGGATAGAAGCGCAATTGCAACTATTGTTGGTGTTACAGATGTTGTACCTGCTAAAAAATAA
- the rpmF gene encoding 50S ribosomal protein L32: MPNPKKRHSKTRGRKRRTHYKATAPSTMKCPNCSEPKMMHRVCSNCGFYDGKSIVLPRK; this comes from the coding sequence ATGCCAAATCCAAAGAAAAGACACTCAAAAACAAGAGGAAGAAAAAGAAGGACTCATTACAAAGCAACTGCGCCTTCAACAATGAAGTGCCCGAATTGCAGTGAGCCGAAAATGATGCACAGAGTTTGCTCAAATTGCGGATTTTATGACGGCAAGAGCATTGTATTGCCAAGAAAATAA
- the tgt gene encoding tRNA guanosine(34) transglycosylase Tgt, producing MFQVLYKSEEKGCKARLGVINTDHSEIETPVFMPVGTLGTVKAIEQRELTEMDARIILGNTYHLYMRPGMEVMNGAKGLHKFMNWNRSLLTDSGGFQVFSLSKMNKISEEGVQFSSHLDGSKHMFSPEKVIEIQRTIGSDIMMPLDECMPYPVERSRAEKSIELTLRWEKRCFDAYKNSEDRYGHRQFLFSINQGGTYKDLRKRTIEELDSIDFAGNAIGGLAVGEENEIMYEITDYCTDTMSENKPRYLMGVGTPIDLLESVERGVDMFDCVMPTRNARHGRIFTTTGEINIKGAKYKNDHSCIDEECKTYTSENFSYAYLRHLFIAGEILGSQLASIQNIGFYLNLMRNIRTAIKEKRFLDFKKEFLEKYKSKSA from the coding sequence GTGTTTCAGGTTCTTTATAAGTCAGAAGAAAAAGGATGCAAGGCAAGGCTTGGTGTGATAAACACTGACCATAGCGAAATCGAAACTCCTGTATTCATGCCGGTAGGGACTTTAGGCACTGTGAAAGCAATTGAGCAGCGTGAGCTTACCGAAATGGATGCGCGAATAATTCTTGGAAACACATATCATTTATATATGCGTCCCGGAATGGAAGTGATGAATGGTGCAAAAGGACTGCATAAGTTTATGAACTGGAACCGAAGTCTGTTAACAGACAGCGGGGGATTTCAGGTCTTTAGCTTATCAAAGATGAATAAGATTAGTGAGGAAGGTGTTCAGTTCTCCTCGCATTTGGACGGCTCGAAACACATGTTCAGTCCCGAAAAAGTTATTGAGATACAAAGAACAATCGGTTCTGATATAATGATGCCTTTAGATGAATGTATGCCTTATCCAGTTGAAAGAAGCAGAGCTGAGAAATCAATCGAGCTTACTTTACGCTGGGAAAAAAGATGTTTTGATGCTTATAAAAATTCTGAAGACCGATACGGTCACAGACAGTTTTTATTTTCGATTAATCAGGGCGGAACGTATAAGGATTTACGAAAGAGAACGATTGAAGAATTAGATAGTATAGATTTTGCAGGGAATGCCATCGGCGGACTTGCTGTCGGTGAAGAGAATGAGATAATGTACGAGATTACAGACTACTGCACCGATACAATGAGTGAGAATAAGCCGAGATATTTAATGGGAGTCGGAACTCCGATTGATCTGCTCGAGAGTGTTGAAAGAGGTGTCGATATGTTTGACTGTGTAATGCCTACAAGAAATGCAAGACACGGAAGGATTTTTACAACAACAGGCGAGATAAATATTAAAGGCGCCAAGTACAAAAATGACCACAGCTGTATAGATGAAGAGTGCAAGACATATACATCGGAAAATTTTTCATATGCATATTTAAGGCATTTATTTATTGCAGGAGAGATTCTGGGCTCGCAGTTAGCATCAATTCAGAATATAGGATTTTATCTCAACCTGATGCGAAACATAAGAACAGCAATAAAAGAAAAAAGATTTTTAGATTTTAAAAAAGAGTTTTTAGAGAAGTATAAAAGTAAAAGTGCTTAA